One window from the genome of Castellaniella sp. MT123 encodes:
- a CDS encoding pyridoxal phosphate-dependent aminotransferase produces the protein MVRLADRTERTVPFYAVEVLKQAQALAAQGRDIISLGIGEPDFTAPARVLETLNRAADAGLSGYTAPAGIPALREAIAHYYDTHFGAHVDPSRILVTSGASGALMLAALALINPGDEILMPDPSYPANQNFITAAGGITQLVPTTAEHRFQLRPEDIETHWGPATRGVLIASPSNPTGTSMPREALRALIAAVRARGGFVIMDEIYLGLYYDEPPQSALTLDDDLVVINSFSKYFHMTGWRLGWLMAPATLMPAIERMAASLAICASALAQHAALSCFEPEVMQIYERRRLSFKERRDYLLPEFARLGVRVPAAPDGAFYIFADVRSFGLDSTEFCRRLLQDAGVAAVPGLDFGQAHAAHTVRFSYATGLDRLHEAVGRMETFLGRLCPAATQDLVC, from the coding sequence ATGGTCCGACTGGCCGACAGAACCGAACGCACGGTGCCATTCTACGCCGTGGAAGTCCTGAAACAGGCGCAGGCCCTGGCGGCCCAGGGCCGTGACATCATCAGCCTGGGCATCGGCGAACCCGACTTCACCGCCCCCGCCCGGGTCCTGGAGACCCTGAACCGTGCCGCCGACGCGGGCCTGAGCGGCTACACGGCCCCAGCCGGCATCCCCGCTCTGCGCGAGGCCATCGCCCATTACTACGACACGCACTTCGGTGCACACGTGGACCCTTCCCGGATCCTCGTCACCTCGGGCGCCTCGGGGGCGCTGATGCTGGCCGCCCTGGCGCTGATCAATCCGGGCGACGAAATCCTGATGCCCGATCCGTCCTATCCGGCCAACCAGAATTTCATCACGGCGGCCGGGGGCATCACACAGCTGGTGCCCACCACGGCGGAACACCGATTCCAGTTGCGGCCCGAAGACATCGAAACCCACTGGGGCCCTGCCACCCGGGGCGTACTCATCGCATCCCCCAGCAATCCGACTGGCACGTCCATGCCGCGCGAGGCACTGCGCGCGCTGATCGCGGCCGTCCGCGCACGCGGCGGCTTCGTCATCATGGACGAGATCTACCTGGGCCTGTATTACGACGAACCCCCGCAAAGCGCCCTGACGCTGGACGACGATCTGGTGGTCATCAACAGCTTCTCGAAATACTTTCACATGACGGGCTGGCGCCTGGGCTGGCTGATGGCCCCGGCCACGCTGATGCCCGCGATCGAGCGGATGGCCGCCAGCCTGGCGATCTGCGCCTCGGCCCTGGCCCAGCATGCGGCGCTCAGCTGCTTCGAGCCGGAAGTCATGCAGATCTACGAACGCCGCCGCCTGTCCTTCAAGGAACGGCGCGATTACCTGCTGCCGGAATTCGCCCGCCTGGGCGTGCGCGTCCCGGCGGCCCCCGACGGGGCTTTCTACATTTTCGCGGACGTTCGCTCATTCGGGCTGGACAGCACCGAATTCTGCCGGCGCCTGCTTCAGGACGCTGGCGTGGCCGCCGTTCCGGGACTGGATTTCGGCCAGGCCCACGCGGCCCATACTGTGCGATTTTCCTATGCGACGGGCCTGGACCGCCTGCACGAGGCCGTGGGCCGCATGGAGACCTTCCTGGGCCGGCTCTGCCCGGCAGCCACCCAGGACCTGGTGTGCTAA
- a CDS encoding NADP-dependent malic enzyme, giving the protein MDESLRAAALEYHEHGRPGKISVTPTKQLSNQRDLALAYSPGVAAACDEIVADPHNAFRYTGRGNLVGVITNGTAVLGLGNIGPLASKPVMEGKAVLFKKFSGLDVFDIEINELDPDKLVDIIAGLEPTFGGINLEDIKAPECFEIERKLRERMKIPVFHDDQHGTAICVTAAFINGLEVVGKDIARVKVVVSGAGAAALGCLDLMMDMGLPLEHIWVSDIEGVVYEGRTVLMDPKKARFAQKTEARTLDDIIGDADVFLGLSAGGVLKPHMVKKMAARPLVLALANPNPEILPADALAVREDAVIATGRSDFPNQVNNVLCFPYIFRGALDVGATTITRGMEKAAVMAICKLAREEQNDVVAAAYGLYDVSFGPNYFIPKPFDPRLIVRISPAVARAAMEDGVATRPIADLEGYAGQLEQFVYHSGAFMKPLFSAARAMVREGGKARIVFAEGEDERVLRAVQIVVDERLARPILIGRPAVLAARIEKYGLRIRLGQDVEVTNPEHDERFHQYWTTYWELMCRRGITKEMARVEMRRRLTLIGAMMVRLGDADGMICGTVGTYGNHLRFIDEVLGLQPGARTYAAMNIVLLEERTLALADTHINDNPDAGQIADITLMAAEEMRRLNIEPKVALLSRSNFGTGSSSSGEKMRAALALVRERDPGLEIDGEMHGDCALDPALRQRILPSTTLHGEANLLICPSVDAGNIAYNLLKTAAGGNVAVGPFLLGASAPVHILTSSSTVRRIVNMTALTVVDANKPRRA; this is encoded by the coding sequence ATGGATGAATCCCTGCGTGCGGCGGCGCTCGAATATCACGAGCATGGCCGTCCCGGAAAGATTTCGGTCACCCCGACGAAACAGCTGTCCAACCAGCGGGACCTCGCCCTGGCCTATTCCCCCGGGGTGGCCGCCGCCTGCGATGAAATCGTGGCTGACCCGCACAATGCCTTCCGCTACACGGGGCGGGGCAATCTGGTGGGCGTGATCACCAACGGTACCGCCGTCCTGGGGCTGGGCAATATCGGCCCTCTGGCTTCCAAGCCCGTCATGGAAGGCAAGGCCGTGCTGTTCAAGAAATTCTCCGGTCTGGATGTCTTCGACATCGAGATCAACGAGCTGGACCCCGACAAGCTGGTGGACATCATCGCCGGCCTGGAACCCACCTTTGGCGGCATCAACCTGGAAGACATCAAGGCGCCCGAGTGCTTCGAGATCGAGCGCAAGCTGCGTGAACGCATGAAGATCCCGGTCTTCCACGATGACCAGCATGGCACGGCCATCTGTGTGACGGCCGCGTTCATCAATGGGCTCGAGGTCGTGGGCAAGGACATCGCCCGGGTTAAAGTTGTCGTGTCCGGCGCGGGCGCAGCGGCCCTGGGTTGCCTGGACCTGATGATGGACATGGGTCTGCCGCTCGAACACATCTGGGTATCCGATATCGAAGGCGTCGTCTACGAGGGCCGCACGGTTCTCATGGATCCCAAGAAAGCGCGTTTCGCCCAGAAGACCGAGGCACGCACGCTCGACGACATCATCGGCGACGCCGACGTGTTTCTGGGCTTGTCGGCTGGCGGGGTCCTCAAGCCCCATATGGTCAAGAAAATGGCGGCGCGCCCGCTGGTGCTGGCGCTGGCCAATCCCAATCCGGAAATCCTGCCGGCTGATGCCCTGGCGGTACGCGAAGATGCGGTGATCGCCACCGGCCGTTCCGATTTTCCCAACCAGGTCAACAACGTCCTGTGCTTCCCCTACATTTTCCGTGGGGCGCTGGACGTGGGGGCGACGACGATCACGCGCGGCATGGAAAAGGCCGCCGTCATGGCCATCTGCAAACTGGCCCGCGAGGAACAGAACGACGTGGTCGCGGCGGCCTATGGCTTGTACGACGTGTCCTTCGGTCCCAACTATTTCATCCCCAAACCCTTCGACCCGCGCCTGATCGTGCGGATCTCGCCGGCCGTGGCCAGGGCGGCCATGGAAGACGGCGTGGCCACGCGCCCGATCGCCGATCTGGAAGGCTACGCAGGCCAGCTGGAACAGTTCGTCTACCATTCCGGCGCCTTCATGAAGCCCCTGTTCTCCGCCGCGCGTGCCATGGTGCGCGAGGGCGGCAAGGCGCGCATCGTGTTTGCGGAAGGCGAGGACGAGCGCGTCCTGCGGGCGGTGCAGATCGTGGTGGACGAACGCCTGGCCAGGCCGATCCTCATCGGCCGTCCGGCCGTGCTGGCCGCGCGAATCGAAAAATACGGCCTGCGCATTCGCCTGGGCCAGGACGTCGAGGTCACCAATCCCGAACACGATGAACGCTTCCACCAGTATTGGACGACATACTGGGAACTGATGTGCCGCCGGGGCATCACGAAGGAAATGGCACGGGTGGAAATGCGCCGCCGCCTGACCCTGATCGGCGCCATGATGGTCCGCCTGGGAGACGCCGACGGCATGATCTGCGGCACGGTCGGCACCTATGGCAACCATCTGCGGTTCATCGACGAGGTCCTGGGTCTGCAGCCGGGGGCCCGGACCTATGCAGCCATGAACATCGTGCTGCTCGAGGAACGCACGCTCGCGCTGGCCGATACGCACATCAACGACAATCCGGATGCCGGGCAGATTGCGGACATCACCCTGATGGCCGCCGAGGAAATGCGCCGCCTGAACATCGAACCCAAGGTCGCCCTGCTGTCGCGCTCGAATTTTGGCACGGGCAGCTCGTCCTCGGGCGAGAAAATGCGTGCGGCCCTGGCCTTGGTGCGTGAACGCGATCCCGGTCTGGAAATCGATGGCGAGATGCATGGCGACTGCGCGCTCGACCCGGCCTTGCGGCAGCGCATCCTGCCGTCCACCACGCTGCACGGTGAAGCCAATCTGCTGATCTGCCCCAGTGTCGATGCCGGCAACATCGCCTACAACCTGCTCAAGACCGCCGCAGGCGGCAACGTGGCGGTGGGGCCGTTCCTGCTGGGGGCCAGTGCGCCGGTGCACATCCTGACGTCCAGCTCCACCGTGCGCCGGATCGTCAACATGACTGCCCTGACGGTGGTCGATGCCAACAAGCCGCGACGCGCCTGA
- a CDS encoding patatin-like phospholipase family protein: protein MPTSRDAPERSPVGLIMTGGGARAAYQAGVLSGVLQVLDPETRHSFRNPFDIICGTSAGAINAAALACRAHQPHQAIRHLCELWQALRTHDIYYADAPHLLSTGLQWLGMFGLGWLRPQWSRYAPRSLLDNAPLARMLGHTLSFTRLQTNLRRGHLQALAITATAYTTGEHLTFYQARCPILPWTRSLRRAVACTIGVDHLLASSAIPFVFPARAILMGDHTLWCGDGSMRQLAPISPAIHLGARRVFVIGTNYQDETHPGARDLSPPYPNLAQIAGHTLSNIFLDGVSLDMERMGRINELLARIPANGLKSESLQPIHTLMIAPSRSLDEIALEHLGELPRAVRTLFRVLGVSPRKAEAGGGALVSYLLFETGYTKDLIALGRADSLSRADEIIAFFKEWSA, encoded by the coding sequence ATGCCAACAAGCCGCGACGCGCCTGAACGATCGCCCGTCGGTCTGATCATGACGGGGGGCGGCGCGCGCGCCGCCTACCAGGCCGGCGTGCTTTCGGGGGTTCTGCAGGTGCTGGACCCCGAAACGCGGCACAGCTTCCGCAATCCGTTCGACATCATCTGCGGGACTTCGGCGGGCGCCATCAATGCGGCCGCCCTGGCTTGCCGCGCCCACCAGCCGCATCAGGCCATCCGCCATTTGTGCGAGCTGTGGCAGGCCTTGCGCACGCACGACATTTATTATGCGGACGCACCCCATCTGCTGAGCACCGGCCTGCAATGGCTGGGCATGTTCGGCCTGGGCTGGCTGCGGCCCCAGTGGTCGCGCTATGCGCCGCGTTCACTGCTGGACAATGCACCTCTGGCCCGGATGCTGGGCCACACGCTCAGCTTCACCCGGCTGCAGACCAATCTGCGGCGCGGGCATCTGCAGGCGCTGGCCATCACCGCGACGGCCTACACCACCGGTGAACACCTGACGTTCTATCAGGCGCGTTGTCCGATCCTGCCCTGGACCCGATCCCTGCGCCGTGCGGTTGCCTGCACGATCGGGGTGGACCATCTGCTGGCTTCCAGCGCCATCCCCTTCGTGTTTCCCGCCCGGGCGATCCTGATGGGCGATCACACGCTCTGGTGTGGCGACGGTTCGATGCGCCAGCTGGCCCCGATCAGTCCGGCCATCCACCTGGGGGCCCGGCGGGTGTTCGTCATCGGGACCAATTATCAGGACGAAACGCATCCCGGCGCGCGCGACCTGAGCCCGCCATATCCCAATCTGGCACAGATCGCGGGTCATACCCTGTCCAACATTTTCCTGGACGGCGTGTCGCTCGACATGGAGCGCATGGGGCGCATCAATGAGCTGCTTGCACGAATCCCCGCAAATGGATTAAAAAGCGAGTCACTGCAACCCATCCACACGCTGATGATCGCGCCCAGCCGTTCCCTGGATGAGATAGCTCTGGAACATCTGGGCGAATTGCCGCGGGCGGTGCGCACTCTGTTCCGGGTGCTGGGGGTTTCCCCTCGGAAGGCCGAGGCCGGAGGTGGGGCGCTGGTGTCATATTTGTTGTTCGAAACAGGCTACACAAAGGACCTGATCGCGTTGGGCCGGGCGGACAGCCTGAGCCGTGCTGATGAAATCATCGCTTTTTTCAAGGAGTGGTCCGCATGA
- a CDS encoding barstar family protein yields MSLAQINEMFAHGVVDALAVSEQDALAAATEAGLAAFAVDCDRARSRSAVLRAVVKAIDYPEFFGGNLDALYDCLCDTLSDQKVGLFLWFRHLHSGDPALVEDAKAIQGVCDDVVEFGQNNERQFAYAIQHAGAHPAPEPGVDPTPYSGREG; encoded by the coding sequence ATGAGTCTGGCCCAGATAAACGAGATGTTCGCCCATGGGGTTGTGGATGCCCTGGCGGTTTCCGAACAGGATGCCCTGGCGGCCGCGACTGAGGCGGGGCTGGCGGCGTTCGCCGTCGACTGCGATCGCGCTCGCAGCCGTTCGGCTGTCCTGCGGGCGGTCGTGAAGGCCATCGATTACCCGGAATTCTTCGGCGGCAATCTGGACGCCCTGTACGATTGCTTGTGCGATACGCTCAGCGATCAGAAGGTCGGCCTGTTTCTGTGGTTCCGCCATCTGCATTCCGGCGATCCGGCCCTGGTCGAGGATGCGAAGGCCATCCAGGGCGTCTGCGATGACGTCGTGGAATTCGGCCAGAACAACGAACGCCAGTTCGCCTATGCCATCCAGCATGCGGGCGCGCATCCGGCGCCCGAACCCGGTGTCGATCCCACGCCGTATTCCGGGCGCGAGGGATAA
- a CDS encoding 16S rRNA (uracil(1498)-N(3))-methyltransferase produces MPDARFFCPTPLQANSRIELPEALAHHALRVLRLPADTAITLFDGRGGQYSAVLRIAGRTALADLGTREDIECELRGTLVLVQGIASGDKMDWVVEKAVELGVSELHPVAAERSVLRLSGPRLDKRLAHWRAIVQAAAEQCGRNRLMRIHEPVPLDACLTRLTGPTLFCHPDGDHSFAQALRTIQDRLTLLVGPEGGWSPDELALAGRQGLGAVRFGSRVLRTETAGLAMTAAATALLDW; encoded by the coding sequence ATGCCCGACGCCCGATTTTTCTGCCCGACTCCGCTGCAGGCCAACAGCCGGATCGAACTGCCCGAGGCCCTGGCGCATCACGCGCTACGGGTGTTGCGCCTGCCTGCGGACACGGCCATCACCTTGTTCGATGGCCGCGGCGGCCAGTACTCCGCCGTGCTGCGGATCGCGGGGCGCACAGCCCTGGCCGACCTGGGCACCCGCGAAGACATCGAATGCGAACTGCGTGGCACGCTGGTCCTGGTCCAGGGCATCGCCTCCGGCGACAAAATGGACTGGGTGGTGGAAAAGGCCGTCGAACTGGGCGTGAGCGAGCTGCACCCGGTCGCCGCCGAGCGCAGTGTCCTGCGCCTGAGCGGCCCGCGCCTGGACAAACGCCTGGCGCACTGGCGCGCCATCGTCCAGGCGGCCGCCGAACAATGCGGACGCAACCGCTTGATGCGCATCCACGAACCCGTGCCGTTGGACGCCTGCCTCACGCGGCTGACAGGCCCGACCCTGTTCTGCCACCCGGATGGCGACCACAGCTTCGCCCAGGCCCTGCGGACGATTCAGGACCGGCTCACGCTGTTGGTGGGGCCGGAAGGCGGCTGGTCGCCCGACGAACTGGCGCTGGCCGGGCGCCAGGGGCTAGGCGCGGTGCGTTTCGGATCACGGGTGCTGCGCACCGAGACCGCCGGGCTGGCCATGACGGCGGCGGCGACGGCCTTGCTGGACTGGTGA
- the tkt gene encoding transketolase, whose product MSALPAPDPSMANAIRVLAMDAVQQANSGHPGAPMGMADIAHVLWTRHLRHNPSDPAWIDRDRFVLSNGHGSMLLYALLHLSGYDLPIDELRNFRQLHSRTPGHPEVGVTPGVETTTGPLGQGLANGVGMALAQALLAQEFNRPGHDIIDHDTYVFVGDGCLMEGISHEACSLAGTLGLSRLIVFYDDNGISIDGEVENWFADDTPARFEAYGWNVLRGVNGHDMNAIDAAITQARTHAAARRGPTLICCRTVIGRGAPTKAGTEKVHGSPLGADEIAAARKAMGWNYPPFEIPREVYAYWNGRARGAHQQSDWQVRFDHYAEAYPELAAELCRRMAGELPTDFVQRAQAYVLSTQDKAESIASRKASQQAIAAFAEILPELLGGSADLTGSNFTDWKGVTPVRNTSDGLQAGRHINYGVREFGMAAIMNGMALHGGYLPFGGTFLTFSDYSRNALRMAALMKQRVVHVFTHDSIGLGEDGPTHQSIEHAGSLRLIPNLHVWRPCDTTETAVAWQAALTRPASLGMAVHAGGPSALLLSRQNLPFVARDQATTDAIARGGYVLRDMVGACAVIIATGSEIELALKAQDQLASRGVATRVVSMPCTQVFDAQDAAWRAAVLPADLPRVAVEAGGTATWYKYVGTTGAVVGIDTFGESAPAGVLFKYFNLTAEHVAATVEQLL is encoded by the coding sequence ATGAGCGCTTTGCCCGCCCCCGATCCTTCCATGGCCAATGCCATCCGCGTCCTGGCCATGGATGCCGTCCAACAAGCCAATTCGGGACACCCCGGGGCCCCCATGGGCATGGCCGACATCGCCCATGTGCTGTGGACGCGGCATTTGCGCCACAACCCGTCCGATCCGGCGTGGATCGATCGCGACCGTTTCGTGCTGTCCAACGGCCACGGCTCGATGTTGCTGTACGCGCTGCTGCATCTCAGCGGCTATGACCTGCCTATCGACGAACTGCGCAATTTCCGCCAGTTGCATTCACGCACGCCCGGCCACCCGGAAGTCGGTGTCACCCCGGGGGTCGAGACCACCACCGGCCCGCTGGGTCAGGGGCTGGCCAACGGCGTCGGCATGGCGCTGGCACAGGCCTTGCTGGCACAGGAATTCAACCGGCCCGGTCACGACATCATCGACCACGATACCTATGTGTTCGTCGGCGACGGTTGCCTCATGGAAGGCATCTCCCACGAGGCCTGCTCGCTGGCGGGTACGCTGGGCCTGTCGCGGCTGATCGTGTTCTACGACGACAACGGCATTTCCATCGACGGCGAGGTCGAGAACTGGTTCGCCGACGACACCCCGGCGCGCTTCGAGGCCTATGGCTGGAATGTACTGCGCGGGGTCAATGGCCATGACATGAACGCCATCGATGCGGCCATCACCCAGGCGCGCACGCATGCCGCCGCCCGGCGCGGGCCGACCCTGATCTGCTGCCGCACCGTGATCGGGCGCGGCGCGCCCACCAAGGCCGGCACCGAAAAGGTCCACGGATCCCCGTTGGGCGCCGACGAGATCGCCGCCGCGCGCAAGGCCATGGGCTGGAATTACCCGCCGTTCGAGATCCCGCGCGAGGTCTATGCCTACTGGAACGGTCGCGCACGCGGCGCGCATCAGCAGTCCGACTGGCAGGTGCGCTTCGATCATTACGCGGAAGCCTATCCCGAACTGGCGGCCGAACTGTGCCGCCGCATGGCGGGCGAACTGCCGACCGATTTTGTCCAGCGTGCCCAGGCGTACGTATTGTCGACGCAAGACAAGGCCGAATCCATCGCCTCGCGCAAGGCATCTCAGCAGGCCATCGCGGCTTTCGCCGAGATCCTGCCGGAACTGCTGGGTGGGTCGGCCGACCTGACCGGGTCGAACTTCACCGACTGGAAGGGCGTCACGCCGGTGCGCAACACGTCCGACGGCCTGCAGGCGGGCCGACACATCAATTACGGCGTGCGCGAATTCGGCATGGCCGCCATCATGAACGGCATGGCCCTGCATGGCGGTTATCTGCCGTTCGGCGGCACGTTCCTGACCTTCTCCGACTATTCGCGCAACGCCCTGCGCATGGCGGCGCTCATGAAGCAGCGCGTCGTGCACGTCTTCACCCACGATTCCATCGGCCTGGGCGAGGACGGTCCCACGCACCAGTCCATCGAGCATGCCGGCAGCCTGCGCCTGATCCCGAATCTGCACGTCTGGCGGCCCTGCGATACGACCGAAACCGCCGTGGCCTGGCAGGCCGCGCTGACGCGCCCGGCCAGCCTGGGCATGGCGGTGCATGCCGGCGGCCCCTCGGCCCTGCTGCTGTCGCGCCAGAATCTGCCGTTCGTGGCACGTGATCAGGCCACCACCGACGCCATCGCGCGCGGCGGCTACGTGCTGCGCGACATGGTCGGCGCCTGCGCGGTCATCATCGCCACCGGTTCCGAGATCGAACTCGCCCTCAAGGCACAGGATCAGCTGGCGTCGCGCGGCGTGGCCACCCGGGTGGTGTCGATGCCCTGCACGCAAGTCTTCGATGCCCAGGATGCGGCCTGGCGCGCCGCCGTGCTGCCGGCCGATCTGCCGCGCGTGGCGGTCGAGGCGGGTGGCACGGCCACCTGGTACAAATATGTCGGCACGACGGGCGCCGTCGTGGGCATCGACACCTTCGGGGAATCCGCCCCGGCGGGTGTGCTGTTCAAATATTTCAACCTGACGGCCGAACACGTGGCCGCCACGGTCGAGCAGCTTTTGTAA
- the gap gene encoding type I glyceraldehyde-3-phosphate dehydrogenase yields MTIRVAINGYGRIGRNILRAHYEDGKKHDIQIVAINDLGDPKTNAHLTRYDTAHGRFPGTVEVDGDYMVVDGDRIRVLADRDPAKLPWGDLGVDVVLECTGFFTSKEKASAHLKGGAKKVIISAPGGKDVDATIVYGVNHQVLKASDTVISNASCTTNCLAPLVHPLHQKLGIVNGLMTTVHAYTNDQVLTDVYHSDLRRARSATHSMIPTKTGAASAVGLVLPELNGKLDGYAIRVPTINVSIVDLSFVAPRETSVDEVNGILKAAAEGPLKGILDYTTEPLVSIDFNHNPVSSTVDASLTKVSGTLVKVGSWYDNEWGFSNRMLDTTVALMAAK; encoded by the coding sequence ATGACCATCCGTGTCGCCATCAATGGTTACGGCCGTATCGGCCGCAACATCCTGCGTGCCCACTACGAAGACGGGAAAAAACACGATATCCAGATCGTCGCCATCAACGACCTGGGCGATCCCAAGACCAATGCGCACCTGACGCGCTATGACACGGCCCATGGCCGATTCCCCGGCACGGTCGAGGTCGATGGCGACTACATGGTGGTCGATGGCGACCGGATCCGGGTGCTGGCCGACCGCGATCCCGCCAAGCTGCCCTGGGGTGACCTGGGCGTGGATGTCGTGCTGGAATGCACGGGCTTTTTCACCTCGAAGGAAAAAGCCTCGGCCCACCTGAAGGGCGGCGCGAAAAAAGTCATCATTTCCGCGCCGGGCGGCAAGGACGTGGACGCCACCATCGTCTATGGCGTCAACCACCAGGTCCTGAAGGCGTCGGACACCGTCATCTCCAACGCTTCGTGCACCACCAACTGCCTGGCGCCGCTGGTCCATCCCCTGCACCAGAAGCTGGGCATCGTCAACGGCCTGATGACCACGGTGCACGCCTACACCAATGACCAGGTCCTGACCGATGTGTACCACTCCGACCTGCGCCGCGCGCGGTCCGCCACGCACAGCATGATCCCGACCAAGACCGGCGCCGCGTCGGCCGTCGGCCTGGTGCTGCCGGAACTCAACGGCAAGCTCGACGGCTATGCCATCCGCGTGCCGACGATCAACGTGTCCATCGTCGATCTGTCCTTCGTGGCGCCGCGCGAGACCTCCGTGGACGAGGTCAACGGCATCCTGAAGGCGGCCGCCGAAGGCCCTCTAAAGGGCATCCTGGATTACACGACCGAACCGCTCGTGTCCATCGACTTCAACCACAACCCGGTGTCCAGCACCGTCGATGCCTCCCTGACCAAGGTCTCCGGCACGCTGGTGAAGGTCGGCTCCTGGTATGACAACGAGTGGGGGTTCTCGAACCGCATGCTCGATACCACCGTGGCGCTGATGGCGGCGAAATAA
- a CDS encoding phosphoglycerate kinase: MTIQTLSGLAQAGALAGKRVFIRSDLNVPLDQGRITEDTRIRASVPAIRLALDAGATVMVTSHLGRPKEGVVGPEDTLQPVADRLSELLGRPVPLVRDWVDGVDLKPGAVVLLENCRCNPGEKKNDPELARRMAALCDVYVNDAFGTAHRAEATTEGMVRFAPVACAGPLLAAELDALGRALQSPRRPMVAIVGGSKVSTKLSILQSLADKVDQLIVGGGIANTFMLAAGLPIGKSLAEPDQVDQAKAVMRAMRARGVEVPIPVDVVVATTFAADAPATVKAATDVGPDDLILDIGPKTAEKLAQQLRQAGTIVWNGPVGVFEFDAFAGGTRVIAQAIADSDGFSIAGGGDTLAAIAKYGIADRVGYISTGGGAFLEFLEGKTLPAVAALQAKNA; this comes from the coding sequence ATGACCATTCAGACACTCTCCGGCCTGGCGCAGGCCGGCGCCCTGGCGGGCAAACGCGTTTTCATCCGTTCCGACCTGAATGTGCCTCTGGATCAGGGGCGCATCACCGAGGACACCCGGATTCGAGCCTCGGTGCCGGCGATCCGGCTGGCACTGGATGCGGGCGCCACAGTCATGGTGACGTCCCACCTGGGGCGGCCCAAGGAAGGCGTGGTCGGGCCTGAAGACACTCTGCAACCGGTGGCCGATCGTCTGAGCGAATTGCTGGGCCGGCCCGTACCCCTGGTCCGCGACTGGGTGGATGGCGTCGATCTGAAGCCCGGTGCAGTCGTCCTGCTGGAAAACTGTCGCTGCAATCCCGGCGAAAAGAAAAACGATCCGGAACTCGCGCGCCGCATGGCGGCCCTGTGCGATGTCTATGTGAACGATGCCTTCGGCACGGCGCATCGGGCCGAGGCCACGACCGAAGGCATGGTGCGTTTCGCGCCGGTCGCCTGCGCGGGGCCCCTGCTGGCCGCCGAACTGGACGCGCTGGGGCGCGCCCTGCAATCGCCGCGCCGGCCGATGGTCGCGATCGTGGGCGGCTCGAAAGTCTCCACCAAATTGTCCATCCTGCAGTCACTGGCCGATAAGGTCGATCAGCTGATCGTGGGCGGCGGGATTGCCAATACCTTCATGCTGGCGGCCGGCCTGCCGATCGGCAAGTCGCTGGCGGAACCCGACCAGGTCGATCAGGCAAAAGCCGTGATGCGGGCCATGCGGGCGCGTGGCGTCGAGGTTCCTATTCCGGTGGACGTCGTGGTCGCCACGACCTTCGCGGCCGACGCGCCGGCCACCGTCAAGGCCGCCACCGACGTGGGCCCAGACGACCTGATCCTGGACATCGGCCCCAAGACGGCGGAAAAATTGGCGCAGCAGCTGCGCCAGGCAGGCACCATCGTCTGGAACGGTCCGGTCGGCGTGTTCGAGTTCGATGCCTTCGCGGGTGGAACCCGGGTCATCGCGCAGGCGATCGCCGACTCCGACGGGTTTTCGATCGCGGGTGGCGGCGATACGCTCGCTGCCATTGCCAAATACGGGATCGCGGATCGGGTCGGCTACATTTCCACCGGCGGCGGGGCCTTCCTGGAATTCCTGGAAGGCAAGACGCTGCCGGCCGTGGCCGCGCTTCAGGCAAAGAACGCCTGA